AGATACAATGTTTTTTAAATAAAATTCACAAACCATTTTCAATTGCCGTAAATGCAGTTACAGCTTAGTGCTTTATTATTTTCATTGTCTTTATTTTCTTATTTTAATCTTTTCATTGTGTTATTTGCAAGCAGTGATTTCATTTGCGTAATAGCTACTTTATTAAGCTGTAAAAGCCTTTCTTTTTGTGATAGACCTTGTCGAATTAACAATGCGTTTACACTTTCCATATTACTCAAAACAACAAGCTGTTCCAGTATAGCGTAATCTCGTATGTTTCCTGTTTTGTTTGGATTTTTGTCTCGCCATTCTTTAGCCGTAATTCCGAAAAGTGCAACATTCAGTAAATCGGCTTCGTTGGCATAAATAAAATTTGCTTGTTGTTTAGTTATCTCTTGTGGAATAAGTTTTTCTTTGATTGCGTCAGTGTGAATTTGGTAGTTTACTTTGGCAAGGGTGCGTTGTAGGTTCCACTCTAATTTTAGGCGGTTGTTTTCATCTTCTTTCAGACGTTGATATTCTTTTACCAACAACAGTTGAAATTTTGGGCTAATCCACATCCCGAAGTGAAATGCGATGTCTTTGTGAGCATATGTTCCGCCGTATCTGCCTGCCTGCGCCGTTATGCCAATAGCATTGGTGGCTTCAATCCAATTTTTAACAGAAAGTACAAAATTATTGCTTCCTGCAGAATTTTTAATTGTACCGAATTCGGTATAATTAAAATCTGGATTATATAGTGCTTCCCATTCGCCTATATATTCAATAGTGCTTTTTAAACTAAGCCATTTGATAATAATGGCTTCTTGCATTTGACTTTTTGCCATATCGGTAAGAGAAATATAATCGTCTTGTTTTTGAGATATGATTGTTATTTCTGTTCCTGCAATTTCTATTTTTCGTTTTTTTGCCATACTTTTTTTATTATCAGATAAATATTGCCTACAATGTTATTTTAATATATTAGTTTACAAAGGTTTTACAATATTCACCAACACATATTTCACCCAACAAATATACAACATTCGCAAACCATTTTCAATTATTTTAATGTCTCATTCCAATTTTTTTATTAAATTAGGCGAGGAACTTATGTAATCATGTTTTATTATACTTTTTGGCTTTAAAAAAGGTATAATAAATGGTAAAAACATAGGATAAAAAGTTGTTTATAAAAAATAATTTTTTTGTATTGAATAATTATTTTATATCTTTAATTTTTAAATATTACATTTGTTCTTTTATTTTTCTAGACAAGTGTTTTTGAAAATATAGAAATGGTTGATACAGAAGAAGTTAAAAAGGTTTTAAAAAATGTATTCGGCTTTGAGCGATTCAAAGGTGATCAGCAGGTTATT
This window of the Bacteroidales bacterium genome carries:
- a CDS encoding KilA-N domain-containing protein; this translates as MAKKRKIEIAGTEITIISQKQDDYISLTDMAKSQMQEAIIIKWLSLKSTIEYIGEWEALYNPDFNYTEFGTIKNSAGSNNFVLSVKNWIEATNAIGITAQAGRYGGTYAHKDIAFHFGMWISPKFQLLLVKEYQRLKEDENNRLKLEWNLQRTLAKVNYQIHTDAIKEKLIPQEITKQQANFIYANEADLLNVALFGITAKEWRDKNPNKTGNIRDYAILEQLVVLSNMESVNALLIRQGLSQKERLLQLNKVAITQMKSLLANNTMKRLK